The sequence ATACTATTATTATTAATTATATTAATTTTATTATTTAAACTATTATACTTATAAATATAAAAATATATATAATTCATATTATATATATTATAATCTTGATTGTAATTATATATATTATTTAAAATATAATATAATTTTATATATATAATAAATAAAATATAAATTTTATTATATAAATAATAATTTTTTTTATTATATTTAATTTTTTTAAAATTTAAAATAATAAAAATACTCTTAAATATAACTAAAATATAATATAAAATATAAATATTTATATTATTATATAATTTTTTATTACAAAAAATATTATTATTCATATATTCAATTAATTACTTAACTTAATACCTAATTCCTTATATTTATTTATAAATTGAAAAGAATTTATTAATTTACCTATAGAATTTAATATAAACAAATTATAACTATACAATTCAATTATATTCCTATTAATATAAATATTACATAATACTATATTAGGTAATTTAATTATAATTTTATGATTATATTTTAATTTAAAAATTAAAATATTATATTTTTTTAAATAATAAAATTTATAATTTATACCTATAACAGTTAAAATTAATTTAAAATTATTATTAACAGAATAAATATTATAAAAACTATATTTATATATTTTATTTAATAAATAAAATAAATTATTATTAAAAAATAATATATAAATATTATTTAATATATATCTATAATTAATAATATTTTTATTTTTTTTATTATATAATATATATATATAATTAAAAAATTTTTTATCTAAAACTAAATAATAATAAATATTATTTTTATTAATATTATTATTATAAAAAAAAATATACTTTTTATAATTTAACATTTTTATATATAAATTTTATTTAATTAAAAAATATAACATATTAAAATACCACCAATTTTATATTTTAATGATAATATATGTGTAATAAATTTATACTTACATGAATATATTACTAATAAACCTTTAAAATATTTATTTAATTTTATAAAAGATATTAATTTATTATAATTTATATAAAATAATTGATTATATCTAATATATATTTTTAAATACATAATTTTTTTATATTTATTTAAAATTATAAAAATATAATATCTATTATTTATAACAATAATATAAAACTTTAATATATAATTATAATTATATAATAATATAATTAAATAATAAATAATTTTATTAAATTTATATAATATAAAATTTTTATTTAATTTAAAATTATATTTTATCTTATTTAATAATCTTAATATCATCAAATATATTTAATTTTTAATTTTTTTATATTTATATTAGATTTATCTTTTATATATTTTAATATAATTGAATTACTTTTTGTACCTACAGAATTTAAATCATTATTTAAAATTATAACTGCATTTTTATTAAATTTAATTGAATAATATAATTTTAAATTAATAAAATGTTTATATTGAACTAAAACCCCTTTACATTTATCAGATTTTTTATATAAATTATTATTATATAATTTATATACTATACCGATAAGAATATCTCCATATTTTATATTTTTAGATTTATTTAAAGAATTTATATATTTAAACTTTAATATACCACTATTATCTAAAACATCTAATATACAATTTAAATATATCATAAAATTTTTATTATCTTATTATTACAAAATTTACTCTTTTTATAATATTTAATTAATACATAATCATTTATTACAATTTCATTTCTTTTATCATAAACTTTTATATATTTATTACATAATAATAATTTTTTATATATATAAGAATATTTATAATAAGAAATACATACTATTTTTATATTATCACATATTCTTTTTATTACATATCCTATTTTAACTATCATAACATTATTTAATTATTTTTCTTATATATTGTAATTTAAAATTTAATTTATATGATAATATTTTTGTAATTTTATAAATAATATCCTCAGAAACTTCACTAATTTCAAATAATAACTTTCCTTTTTTTATTTTACAAACATATAACTCAATAGGACCCTTACCAGCACCCATTCTAGTTTTTAAAGATTTTTTAGTAACAGATTTTATACATTGTATATATATATTATAGATACCTACTTTCTTTATATATTTATTTATTATAAATTTAGAAGTCTCAAACTGTTTATTAGTTATAAACCCAGAAGTCAAAGATATTATACCCCAATATAATTTCAAAAATTTTAAATTAAAATTACCTTTTATTTTACCTCTCTGTGTTTTTTTTATATTATTATTAATCATATTTAAAAATAAATTAAATTACATATTAATCCATACTTTTATACTTAAAATACCATATTTAGTATTTATAATATCATTAATATATTTAATTTTATTAGTTAAAGTACTTAAAGATATATTACCATATGTATATATTTCTACTTTAGTTTTTAAACTATTTTTAAAACAACCAGAAAATTTTATTTTTAATCCTTTAATACTATAATTATATTTTTTTAATAAATTATTATATAAATAATCAAATACTAATCTTAATGATTTATATTTTAAATAATATTGTTTTATATAAAATATTATAATATTAATATTATCAGTATATTTTATTTTTAAAATACATAAATAATTATATATTTTATAATAATAATAATTAAAATAATTTAACAATATAAATATATATTTTAAATTAATAATACTATATTTTAAATTATTATAAAACAATAATATAATTATAAATTTATTAATATATAAATTTA comes from Plasmodium berghei strain NK65 ny genome assembly, organelle: plastid:apicoplast and encodes:
- the rps3 gene encoding ribosomal protein S3, putative, which codes for MGQKVHPLIFRSLIFKNYINNFYINISKNKYYLINILIIYLLYYNFYNICYLRNNYVDININLYINKFIIILLFYNNLKYSIINLKYIFILLNYFNYYYYKIYNYLCILKIKYTDNINIIIFYIKQYYLKYKSLRLVFDYLYNNLLKKYNYSIKGLKIKFSGCFKNSLKTKVEIYTYGNISLSTLTNKIKYINDIINTKYGILSIKVWINM
- the rps7 gene encoding apicoplast ribosomal protein S17; this translates as MIVKIGYVIKRICDNIKIVCISYYKYSYIYKKLLLCNKYIKVYDKRNEIVINDYVLIKYYKKSKFCNNKIIKIL
- the rpl16 gene encoding apicoplast ribosomal protein L16, with protein sequence MINNNIKKTQRGKIKGNFNLKFLKLYWGIISLTSGFITNKQFETSKFIINKYIKKVGIYNIYIQCIKSVTKKSLKTRMGAGKGPIELYVCKIKKGKLLFEISEVSEDIIYKITKILSYKLNFKLQYIRKIIK
- the rpl6 gene encoding apicoplast ribosomal protein L6; its protein translation is MLNYKKYIFFYNNNINKNNIYYYLVLDKKFFNYIYILYNKKNKNIINYRYILNNIYILFFNNNLFYLLNKIYKYSFYNIYSVNNNFKLILTVIGINYKFYYLKKYNILIFKLKYNHKIIIKLPNIVLCNIYINRNIIELYSYNLFILNSIGKLINSFQFINKYKELGIKLSN
- the rps8 gene encoding apicoplast ribosomal protein S8 → MILRLLNKIKYNFKLNKNFILYKFNKIIYYLIILLYNYNYILKFYIIVINNRYYIFIILNKYKKIMYLKIYIRYNQLFYINYNKLISFIKLNKYFKGLLVIYSCKYKFITHILSLKYKIGGILICYIF